The DNA region agtaTCATAagactttttgaaattgatgaaGTATGAATGATGATTTTCTTTGCTTTCtcagaaatatttctttagtGCCATTTACAAGTCAACTACACCTAAGTCTAATAGCAAACACTATAATATAGAAACGTACAGGGTGACGATTTTTTCTTGGTTTTGATGCTAAATGTGAGTGAAACTTTAGACAAGAGACTCACCTGCAGACTCGCTTTTTAAGTCACCCTGTGTCAGAACGTAAAGTTTGgtgcaaaatacaaaaatcctTGCTTCCATGCTCATGCTACTCAAATCTCAGCTGAGTGTTtactttttacttaaaaaaaaaaaaacatttttttgcccTTTAAACTGAATTGCGTTGTTGACCAAGCACAgtcgataataaataaacaaataattaaattaaaattcatttgtaTGCACCAAAAGCATTCTCTGGCTTTAGCTTTAGTAATAAGATTACCTCGACTGAAACTAAACTGAAAAGAAATATAGTAAGATGATCGATGGAGATGCCCCTAAGCTTAATTCCtgtattatgtattttttatttactttattttactaataataTTCGTATATTTGATTCGGTGTAAAGTTACATTAGATCCTACCTTGCTGTGCTGCGTCTTTGCTTATTGATGCTTGGCTGGTGGACTCTGTGGCCCTCCTGGAGGCGTCCcattctaaaaatgaaaatttacattcaTAACAAGATTTAGAGACagatattttagtttaaaagaagCAAAAGCTCTACCTAAGccggaataattttttaaaatttatttctaaacgAGGGTTTGTTGTTTAGGTACACTTAAACCTTTTAACATTTAAAGGAACCAAATTTGAGGAGTCGAAAGTTCTGAGAGAAGAGGCTATGGAGATACAGTGCAAAACGTTCAgtaatatttccaaaaattttcactTACTCAGTGCTGTCGATTCCTCCCTGCTCCTACTCCCTAAATACACTCCTCAAGGTATAAAAAACACTCACAAAATAAAAGTGTGTCTCCAGCCTTACTACAATTTGCAACATTGCAATGTCCGTGCAATACTTACTCCCAGCTATAGGTCTTCATGGACAGCTACGACTAGCAACTACAAGCTAACATTAATACCTTCAAAAACCATGACCAAGTTCTTGATAAAGTCAACATTCCAGCACTCAGAATCTACTTCCAGGCCACTGCAATCTCCTCCTTTGAAGTACAATACCTCCTTATTATCACATTTCTCTGAAAGCTGCTCGCACACCTTGGGCACACATATTTGACCCAGTTTTCTGAGAGTTGCCTCAGTGTTTAAATCCTTTTCTGCCAAGGCTATGATTTCCTCATTCCCATATTCCTCAGGATTCGTGCTGTAGTAGCCTCCTCCTTTAAGGTACAACACTTCCTCTTCCTCACTTTTAGATGAGAACTCATTCTGCGCCTTGGAAAAGTAAACGTGTTCCAGTTTTCTGGAAGTCACCGCCATGTTTAATTCCTCGGCTTTTGGTACTCTCAACTCTTCACTTCCAGATTCCTCAGAGGCTGGGCTGCTATAACCTCCTCCTCCTTTAAGATATAAAACCTCCTCACACTCACATTTCCTTGAAACCTCGTCATGCACTTTAGAAACACACATTTGGTCCAGTTCCTTATGAACATGCCTGGGAGTTGAAATCATAGCTAAATCTTCCTCTGCTGAGGCCATGACCTCCTCACTATCTGTGGTATCTGGACTTTTAGTTCTGCGTCCTTTAGGACATCCTACACGTTTCTTATAACATGGAGTGGCTGAGTCATCTTCTGAGACATCCACATTCTCTGTATCAGTAAGTTGCGCGTCCTTCCTTCTTGGAACCCTTAAAGCTACATTACTCTTACTTCCTAGGAACATAGCTTTAAACTTAGGCGCTCTTTTTCTGCGATTCCCCTTGTCTATAACCAAATCTTCAGTATCAGTAGCAGCCTCCCTCAAATCAGGGCTCTTTCTCTCTCCATTGCAACTATCCCGAACTTGAACAACTCCTCCTTCCAATACCGGCAACACCGTATGCCCAGGATTTTCGTAAAACTCTAATGCATCGAAAGCCTCCTCCACAGACGATAAAGCTTCCTCCTCGGTAGCATTTTCCATGCTGGAGACGTCTTCTTCATTGGCTTCAACACTTTCCAAAGGGAGAATGTGTATTGTTGGAGCCAAAGTGTCATTATCTTGGATTAACACTAAATTTCTAGAAGGAGAGGGCGCTGGGATATCTTCGAAAGCCTGGGTTGCTGTTTCGTCTTCAGTAAAATCTTCTTCTTCTGTAAATTCTTGGGACTGCCTGAATGCCAATGGAATTTTCCTAGAAAAACCTTCATCTTGGGAGCTATCCAAGTTCTCACAATCAGTCAAAGGTTCCTCAGAATTTCCTGGCAACGCCAATGTAGAAGATGGTTGTGAAAATGAGGGACTGAATTTAACTTTATAAGAATGTTCTGTATTATTTGGAGAATTAAGTTCAACGCCTTCAGCAAATTCCTCATCAGTGTCTTCACTTTCTACATTATCCCCATCATCTACTATAACAAAACTGCCCGGTTGTACGGTTTTTTGGACCTTATGAGCAGCTTCCTCTACTTCTCCATAGGCAGCAGCAATCTCCTTAAGCTTGCTCTCCAAAGCTGATTCATCAATTACAACTTTATCTAAATCAGCTTCACCCTCAAGCTCTTCAACGTCAGTTTCAAAGTTACTATCAAAGTCTGGGACTCTTAGAGCTACTTGCTTCTTTTGGGCAATTCTTTTGCATATTGGAAAAGGCAACTCATCGTTTTCCTCATTTTCAGATTCAAAGGGAATGGTGTTGCTTCTGACCAGCAAATGTTTAGCTTTACTTCGTTTATGTTTCTTGCGAAGCTTTGGAGTATCATCTCCTGAGAAATAAACATCTTCCATGTCAGTGCAAGAAGATCTTGAATGCTTTCTGTGCCTGAATCTTCGCGTTTTGGGCTTAATCAGATCATCTTCGCTGTTGGAGTTGAGTACTTCAATATCAGTGGTGCCGCCCTGATCATCAAAAACCACTCCTAAACTTGATTTAGGCAATGAAGGCTCTGAGTGTTCAGAGGAAGACACCGGAGATGAGGGTCTGGAATTATGAAGGTTTTCAGCTACCAAGTTCTGAGCCTTATACAAATCAGGATCAAAGTCAGTGTCCGGAATATCGTCCTTGATCTCATGGTCCGTTTCGTAGTCCTCGCTATTGGTGGCAACTCCCTCATCATCAGACTCATTGTCCCCGTCAGATAAACTGCGGCAAAAGCTTTTATGTTTGGTGGCAAATTGGGTTTGAGCTTGCTTCTTGCCCTTCGGCTTTCTCTTGAAACTCTCCTCCACCACTGGAGCCTCCATATCCAAATCGGTAAGTTTCACTGGTGCTTTATGCGGGGCAAGATTTTCTTCGCCTTCATCTGAGGACGCCTCAAAATCCTCAATATCAGTGAAACCAGCATCATCGACTGGAAGCTTGATTCTAAGCTTACTTTTCTTTATCGGTGTAACTGGGACTGAGCGATCGTCTTCATTCTGATCAAAGAGGTCTTCAACATCAGTAAGAGCTTCTGACAGGTTCAAAAGTATGTGATCATCATCTTCTTCAGCTTCAGGGGTGACACTTATGGCCGGAACGTCCACTGCTAAGGACATTCTGAGTGCTGTTGACCTAGATAGGGAGAAATATTAAGGGTGCGAATTTAGAAGCCATGTTCCCATCAATACTCAGAAATTAGTAAACGTGGAAGAACAAGACCAAACATGCAACTGAGCAAAACAGAATGTATGTTGCACTAATCTAAGCAGAATCTAATCTAATTTACAAGGAATTATACCTCTTTGCGTGGGTCTATTCGAGAAGCCATGCTGTAGGATGACATCGGTATATCAGGCGTCACTGAGGGTGTGTTACCTTTTGTTGTATCATCAGCCTCGTCATACTCAAACTTGAACTTCCTTCTCGGAGGGGATACCACCTCCACACTTATTATAGGAGACAGTCGTTCTTCAGACTGCCTCCCTGACTCCTCCTGCTCAGCTGTAGATTTTTTCTCGTACTGAGCCAACACCATCTGTCTCGCCAAAGTCAGGTTTGGGTCTTCACAAGGCTGCAGACTATCGCCTAGAGGTATAGGACAAGTGAGTATGTCTGAAACCCTGTGAGCATTCTCTAGAGACTTTCTGTGCCATGGAGAAGTTGGAGAAACAGACTTAATCTTTCCATTAGCCTCAGAGCTGACGTCATGATCAGAAGGACTGCTCGGAAGAGCTACTGACTCAGACAAGCTAGAATCAGTTGTGTCGATTAAGGAGATCTCAGTTTCATTCTTCAATAGTGAGGCAACACGTCTAATATTCTCAAATGGCTGACGATAAATGACTTCAATAGAACCCGAATGGTTCTCAGTGCGAGTAAACACCTCAGAAGTAATTTTAGAACCTCCATTAGCACTTCGCACTCTTATAGGGCTACCGGGTAGGGATGTAGGGCTTGCGCTTTTGCTTCCCTCTCTTGGAAAGTTATGGGAGGTAGACATAACTGATTGGCTTCTACCACGATCGGCAAATTGGACGGTTCGGTCAGAATCAATTTTCTGGGACGTGTCTAAAATATGGGAGGGATGTTTCCTGATATGCTCAGTCAGAATTGTGCGTTTCAATTTGGTGGGAGAGGGACTAGCTTTGCGCAATTCCGTTAGAGCTTTATAGTCAGCTTTGCAATATTTGCCCGCCTCTTCAACTTTAACAGCTTCAGATTTCTTATTATCATCCTCAAGCTTCTTCTCATCAACAATTTTGTGATTTAATCGACTGCTACCTTTAACTTGTTGATTAATGTTATCAGTCTCCTTTTTGTCTTTGGGATGAGCTTTATCGATCTTCATATCCCGAGAAAAAGTGGACATCATATATCCATACACTCGgttgtcatatttttttggagAGGATGGAGTCCTGGTAACCTCATTATCCACCTTCTTTTTGAAGTAGGCATGCTTCTTAATTGCTGGAGAGTCGCTTCCGGAGCTTCTAGAAGTTGCTTCCATGCTAGAAGAGGTAGTTGGCCTGCGTCCTTTATAAGCAGGAGACTTTTTGGGGGATTCTGGGGATTTGGAAAAACGAGGCTTTGAAAGCTTTTTCGGTTTCAAATCTGAtaccgattttttttcatccTCAGAGCTGACATCGGCATCGCTTCCAGTTTTTGACGGTTTAACTCTAGATCTTCTTGGGCTAAACGACTTTTTATTATCTACTTTTGGAGGAACGCTGGTTACAGACACAGGTATACTAGAAGCAATACTTCTAACTCTCCTCTCTGAAACTCTGGATAAATGTACTGATCTTTTCATCAAAACATCATCTGATTCTGAGGATCCAGGTTCAAAATCTGTCTCTGATTTTTTTGGACCGCTTTCAGTAGATTGGCCAGAAGGTGATCGAGTCACAACAGTCACTTCAGATTTTGAGGAAAGGCGACCACTGGACATATCATCTGATGTCTCAGAAGATTTCCGAACATATTTCTTCTCCAATTGTTTTCTTGTGCTGATCTTAGAAGTAACAATGCTTGGATCCAGGACTTGCTCAGATGTCTTTCTTGCCGTTGTTCTAGAAGATTCCGAgaaacatttctttttctgCAAGTTTTCCGTAGTTGCCACACTTGACTTAACAAATTTCTTGGTATTTTGTGAAAGTTTTTGTAGGTTTGaagtatctttttttaaacgagTGTCAAGAATAAGCCTTCCCGATGCAGATTCCCGTTTATGTCGATGACTAGCATCTGCTACAGCTTCTGCAGTCTTTGATTTAACAAAGGTTTTCGATTCCTGCTGAACTGATAATTCTTTATGTGCTTTCAATGTTTGAGGTTTATGTGGTTTCTGACTTGGAAGGATTTCGATGATTGTAGGTTCGTCTTCCATAGAGTGAACATCTTTAGTGTAATTATTATCTGTATGtgcaaatttattagttttaggAAGTATGGGagattttttatcataaacagaagattttgaattaatggtggcttcgaatttttctttagttaCTGATTCTTGAGTCTGTTTAAAAGTGTCAGTTTGTAGACTAAATAGCTCTTTATCGCTTTTAAAGGTCTCTGAAGAATTACCTTCAAGAATGGGAGATTTTTCGTCTAGAACGTTCTTATTATGAACAAAAGGCTTCTGGTACTGAATTTGAGAACTTAACTCAGTGACAAGTTCGGATTTCTCTTTAATTGTGAATGTaggaatttctttaaatatagCACATTTTTgcgtaacaaaaaaattttgatcataAGTTTGAGATTTCGTAGGTGAAATATCAACTTTCTCATGATATACATCAGGTTTTAACTCACAGACACGTTCGGTCGGTCCTGAAACTGGTGCAAAAGATTCAATTTTGTCTATTAAAATAAGTGTCTCATCCTGAATAGGTACTTCATCAGTAACAAAGCATTCTGGATCAATAATGGAAGATTTTAAAACAGGCATAGATTTGAGTTCATATTTAGTTGGTGACCTAAGGACGCTTTCagatatttctaatttatcaGTGACAGCAAATTTCGTATCAAGAATTAATGACTTTTTACCCTGTGAAGATGATTCAAACTCTGTCAccaatttaagtttttccttGCTTGATGATTTAGGACACACCAGAAAGGAATCTACTTTACCAGTAACATCAGATTTATCATCATAAATAAGACAGACCTTATCATGAACTGGAGATTTCTGATCATGTATAGAAGATTTTAACTTCGCTACAGGATCGCGATTTTCATTGAATAGAGATTTAAGAAACTCTGTAGAAGTGcatactttgtcaataacgggagatttcttatcatgaattggagattttaaatcagttatactttcgggcttttctttaagaGGTGATTTAGGGAGGCCCTTAGATGTGTCAGCTTTCTCAATAACAGAAGACTTCTCGTCgtgaattggagattttagttcagttatagactcgggcttttctttaagtggtgatttagggagctcctctgatgtgtctactttgtcaataacgggagatttcttatcatgaattggagattttagttcagttataggtttgggcttctctttaagtggtgatttagggagctcctctgatgtgtctactttgtcaataacgggagatttcttatcatgaattggagattttagttcagttataggtttgggcttctctttaagtggtgatttagggagctcctctgatgtgtctactttgtcaataacgggagatgtcttatcatgaattggagattttagttcagttataggtttgggcttctctttaagtggtgatttagggagctcctctgatttgtctactttgtcaataacgggagatttcttatcatgaattggagattttagttcagttataggtttgggcttctctttaagtggtgatttagggagctcctctgatgtgtctactttgtcaataacgggagatgtcttatcatgaattggagattttagttcagttataggtttgggcttctctttaagtggtgatttagggagctcctctgatttgtctactttgtcaataacgggagatttcttatcatgaattggagattttagttcagttataggtttgggcttctctttaagtggtgatttagggagctcctctgatgtgtctactttgtcaataacgggagatttcttatcatgaattggagattttaaatcagttgtattttcgggcttttctttaagtggtgatttagggaggTCTTcagatgtgtctactttgtcaataacgggagatttcttatcatgaattggagattttagttcagttataggtttgggcttctctttaagtggtgatttaagGAGCTCTTCAGATGTGgctactttgtcaataacgggagatttcttatcatgaattggagattttaaatcagttatactttcgggcttttctttaagtggtgatttagtgagctcctctgatgtgtctactttgtcaataacgggagatttcttatcatgaattggagattttagttcagttataggtttggacctttctttaagtggtgatttagggagttCTTcagatgtgtctactttgtcaataacgggagatttcttatcatgaattggagattttaaatcagttatactttcgggcttttctttaagtggtgatttagggagctcctctgatgtgtttcctttgtcaataacgggagatttcttatcatgaattggagattttaaatcagttataggtttaggcttctctttaagtggtgatttagggagctcctctgatgtgtctacttcgtcaataacgggagatttcttatcatgaattggagattttagttcagatatactttcgggcttttctttaagtggtggtTTAGGGAGTAACtgtgatgtgtctactttgtcaataacgggagatgtcttatcatgaattggagattttagttcagttataggtttgggcctttctttaaggggtgatttagggagctcctctgatgtgtctacttcgtcaataacgggagatttcttatcatgaattggagattttagttcagatatactttcgggcttttctttaagtggtggtTTAGGGAGTAACtgtgatgtgtctactttgtcaataacgggagatgtcttatcatgaattggagattttagttcagttataggtttgggcctttctttaagtggtgatttagggagttCTTcagatgtgtctactttgtcaataacgggagatttcttatcatgaattggagattttagttcagatatactttcgggcttttctttaagtggtggtTTAGGGAGTAACtgtgatgtgtctactttgtcaataacgggagatgtcttatcatgaattggagattttagttcagttataggtttgggcctttctttaaggggtgatttagggagctcctctgatgtgtctactttgtcaataacgggagatttcttatcatgaattggagattttagttcagatatattttcgggcttttctttaagtggtggtTTAGGGAGTAACtgtgatgtgtctactttgtcaataacgggagatgtcttatcatgaattggagattttagttcagttataggtttgggcctttctttaaggggtgatttagggagctcctctgatgtgtctactttgtcaataacgggagatttcttataatgaattggagattttatttcagttataggtttgggcctttctttaaggggtgatttagggagctcctctgatgtgtctactttgtaaataacgggagatttcttataatgaattggagattttatttcagttataggtttgggcctttctttaaggggtgatttagggagctcctctgatgtgtctactttgtcaataacgggagatttcttataatgaattggagattttatttcagttataggtttgggccttTCATTAAggggtgatttagggagctcctctgatgtgtctactttgtcaataacgggagacttcttatcatgaattggagattttaaatcagttgtAGGTTTGGGCttctctttaagtggtgatttaagGAGCTCTTCAGATGTGgctactttgtcaataacgggagatttcttatcatgaattggagattttagttcagttataggtttgggcttctctttaagtggtgatttaagGAGCTCTTCAGATGTGTCtcctttgtcaataacgggagatttcttatcatgaattggagattttagttcagttataggtttgggcctttctttaagtggtgatttagggagttCTCCAGATGTGactactttgtcaataacgggagacttcttatcatgaattggagattttaaatcagttatactttcgggcttttctttaagaggtgatttagggagctcctctgatgtgtctacttcgtcaataacgggagatttcttataatgaattggagattttatttcagttataggtttgggcctttctttaaggggtgatttagggagctcctctgatgtgtctactttgtcaataacgggagatttcttataatgaattggagattttatttcagttataggtttgggcctttctttaaggggtgatttagggagctcctctgatgtgtctactttgtcaataacgggagatttcttatcatgaattggagattttagttcagttataggtttgggcttctctttaagtggtgatttaagGAGCTCTTCAGATGTGTCtcctttgtcaataacgggagatttcttatcatgaattggagattttagttcagttataggtttgggc from Euwallacea similis isolate ESF13 chromosome 20, ESF131.1, whole genome shotgun sequence includes:
- the LOC136415673 gene encoding uncharacterized protein, translated to MSLAVDVPAISVTPEAEEDDDHILLNLSEALTDVEDLFDQNEDDRSVPVTPIKKSKLRIKLPVDDAGFTDIEDFEASSDEGEENLAPHKAPVKLTDLDMEAPVVEESFKRKPKGKKQAQTQFATKHKSFCRSLSDGDNESDDEGVATNSEDYETDHEIKDDIPDTDFDPDLYKAQNLVAENLHNSRPSSPVSSSEHSEPSLPKSSLGVVFDDQGGTTDIEVLNSNSEDDLIKPKTRRFRHRKHSRSSCTDMEDVYFSGDDTPKLRKKHKRSKAKHLLVRSNTIPFESENEENDELPFPICKRIAQKKQVALRVPDFDSNFETDVEELEGEADLDKVVIDESALESKLKEIAAAYGEVEEAAHKVQKTVQPGSFVIVDDGDNVESEDTDEEFAEGVELNSPNNTEHSYKVKFSPSFSQPSSTLALPGNSEEPLTDCENLDSSQDEGFSRKIPLAFRQSQEFTEEEDFTEDETATQAFEDIPAPSPSRNLVLIQDNDTLAPTIHILPLESVEANEEDVSSMENATEEEALSSVEEAFDALEFYENPGHTVLPVLEGGVVQVRDSCNGERKSPDLREAATDTEDLVIDKGNRRKRAPKFKAMFLGSKSNVALRVPRRKDAQLTDTENVDVSEDDSATPCYKKRVGCPKGRRTKSPDTTDSEEVMASAEEDLAMISTPRHVHKELDQMCVSKVHDEVSRKCECEEVLYLKGGGGYSSPASEESGSEELRVPKAEELNMAVTSRKLEHVYFSKAQNEFSSKSEEEEVLYLKGGGYYSTNPEEYGNEEIIALAEKDLNTEATLRKLGQICVPKVCEQLSEKCDNKEVLYFKGGDCSGLEVDSECWNVDFIKNLVMVFEGINVSL